The DNA segment CATGAACTGGGCCATCACGTCGTTCGCCGAGGTGTCGTCGATCTGTGTGCCGAGAAAGACGATCCGCTCCTCCAGCAGCTTCGAGTACGGATCCTGCGTCCTCAGGCCTGAACTCGTGCGCTCGGTGAACTCGGGCAGTACATAGCGGGCGGACGGTCGGGTCATGGCTCACGCTCCGTTGTAGAGGTGCCTGTAAAAAATGTACAGGACGTACATGACGTAATGTAGGGAGCATGGCCTACGAGATTCCGGTGACGCAAGCCAGGGCTGAGCTCGCCGAACTGATCAATCGCGTGGTGTACGGCGGTGAGCGCGTCGTCGTGACGCGCCACGGAAAGCCCCTCGTCGCCCTTGTCTCCGCCTCTGACCTCGAACGACTGGAGAAGCTCGGGGAGCCCGCAGAGCTCGCCGAGGAGCAGGTGATCAGTGCGGTGTCCGGGGTCCGCGAGGTCGCGTCCGCTCCCCGCGAACGACAGCGCTTCGGTATCGCCGCGGAGCATCGGGGACCGAGCCCCTCGTAGGCCCGCCGCCTTCCGGACGCCGAGCCGGCTTTCGGGCCTCCGTCCCGCCAACCCTCGAACGACAGGACCGTGCACCCCCGTCCGCTACAGCGGGGTGCACGGTCGGTTCGATGCGGCCGGGTGGTTGCTCAGCCGACGGGGGCGAGCTCCCTGTCGGCCGCGGGCTCGGTGCTGGGCGTCCGGGACCTCAGGGCGTTCCCGAGCAGTACGGCGCCCAGACCCAGCGCGGCCCACCAGGTCAGCGTCATGGCGGGGCCGATCGCCGCCGCGCCGTCGAAGAAGGACACCGAACGCAGCAGGGTCGTGCCCGCGCCCGGCGGCCGCCACTGGCCGATGGCCCCGACCGGCTCGGGCAGCATCTGCGGCGCCGAGGCGGCCCCGGAGAACGGGTTGCCGAGGAACATCACCAAGAACGACACGATGCCGATGCCCGCGTTGCCGATCAGTGCGGCGAGCCCCGCGACGGCCGCGCTCACGGCCAGCGTCGTCAGCGCGAACACCCCGGCCTCCGCCCACCAGTGGCCGGTGAGGATCCCCAGCCAGCTGTGCGCGAGCGCGGCCGCGACCACGCCGATCAGAGCGGCGGCGCCGGCCAGGGCGCTCACGGCCCGGATGCCGCGCAGCCCGAGCAGGGTCACCGCCGCGCCCGCCGCCATGCCGGCCAGGGCGAGTGGCAGGACGCTCGCGCCGAGGGCCGCACCGCGCGGGTCGTTCCCGGGTGTGGGGACGACGTCGACGGTCTTGACCTGGCTGCCCTCGGCGGCGGCCTGCTGGGCCACCGCCTGCTGGAGCAGCTGGGCGACGGCCGGCCCCGCGGCCGAGGCGGTCAGCAGCTCGGGGCCCTGCGGGGTCACGACGACCGCGCCGTATACGGTCCGGTCCTCGATCGCGTCCTTGGCGGCGGCGGCGTCGGCGTAGCGGTGGATCTCGAACGCGCCCTCGTGCCGGCCGAGTTGCTTCTCCATCTGGGCCGTGGCGGCGGCCGGTCCGGCCACCCCGAGCGGCAGGTCGCGGGGAGCGGTGCGGGCGGCGGGCCAGGCGAAGGCCCACAGCGCGAGGGCGGCGAGGACGGGGACGAGGACGACGACCGCGATCAGGCGCCTGGGTGCGGCGGACCTGGGCGGCGTAGCGGACGGGGTGGACATGGGCCCTCCTGACAAAAAGAAGGATCGTTCGT comes from the Streptomyces sp. NBC_00443 genome and includes:
- a CDS encoding type II toxin-antitoxin system Phd/YefM family antitoxin; the protein is MAYEIPVTQARAELAELINRVVYGGERVVVTRHGKPLVALVSASDLERLEKLGEPAELAEEQVISAVSGVREVASAPRERQRFGIAAEHRGPSPS
- a CDS encoding ABC transporter permease — encoded protein: MSTPSATPPRSAAPRRLIAVVVLVPVLAALALWAFAWPAARTAPRDLPLGVAGPAAATAQMEKQLGRHEGAFEIHRYADAAAAKDAIEDRTVYGAVVVTPQGPELLTASAAGPAVAQLLQQAVAQQAAAEGSQVKTVDVVPTPGNDPRGAALGASVLPLALAGMAAGAAVTLLGLRGIRAVSALAGAAALIGVVAAALAHSWLGILTGHWWAEAGVFALTTLAVSAAVAGLAALIGNAGIGIVSFLVMFLGNPFSGAASAPQMLPEPVGAIGQWRPPGAGTTLLRSVSFFDGAAAIGPAMTLTWWAALGLGAVLLGNALRSRTPSTEPAADRELAPVG